In Acipenser ruthenus chromosome 15, fAciRut3.2 maternal haplotype, whole genome shotgun sequence, a genomic segment contains:
- the LOC131697532 gene encoding MORN repeat-containing protein 5-like isoform X3 produces the protein MEYVGSIYEGEYHNGRLEGSGVYTLQTGTRYEGEMKDGMYHGKGTLHFPIGNKYEGIWEKGIAVEGKYTFADGLKYKDKDWEYCDGYDRKFYTEICNGLKPAGRSQLTNLDSPREIPEGCYDCGDGFYNPQTRVIIDYKNTFLRNADLSFIMYAWTPR, from the exons atgGAATATGTTGGGAGCATCTATGAAGGAGAGTACCATAATGGCag GTTGGAAGGGAGTGGAGTGTATACCCTCCAAACTGGGACTCGATATGAAGGGGAAATGAAGGATGGGATGTATCATGGCAAAGGAACGCTCCACTTCCCCATTGGAAATAAATATGAAGGGATTTGGGAAAAAGGAATCGCAGTAGAG GGAAAGTACACATTTGCAGATGGACTTAAATACAAGGATAAAGACTGGGAGTACTGCGACGGTTACGACAGGAAGTTTTACACAGAAATCTGTAATGGACTTAAACCAGCAG GTCGTTCACAGCTAACCAACTTAGACTCACCAAGAGAGATCCCAGAGGGGTGTTATGACTGTGGGGATGGATTTTATAACCCCCAGACCAGAGTCATCATagattacaaaaacacatttttgagaaatgCAG ATTTGTCCTTTATCATGTATGCTTGGACCCCCAGGTAA
- the LOC131697533 gene encoding NADH dehydrogenase [ubiquinone] 1 alpha subcomplex subunit 8-like, with amino-acid sequence MPGTVEIPTLEELNVNEVNVSSAVLKAAAHHYGAQCDKANKEFMLCRWEEKDPRKCLNEGRKVNECALQFFRQIKTNCAEPFTEYWTCLDYSNLSELRRCRKQQHAFDSCVLEKLGWERPGLGDLSKITKVQTDRPFPENAYHSRPRPEPNPVIEGELQPSKHGSRLFFWNW; translated from the exons ATGCCAGGTACGGTTGAAATACCCACTTTAGAGGAATTAAATGTCAACGAG GTGAACGTGTCCTCAGCAGTGTTGAAAGCAGCAGCTCATCACTATGGGGCGCAGTGTGACAAGGCCAATAAAGAGTTCATGTTGTGCCGCTGGGAGGAAAAGGACCCAAGGAAATGCTTGAATGAGGGAAGGAAGGTCAATGAGTGTGCTCTGCAGTTCTTCAG gcaGATAAAGACTAACTGTGCCGAACCCTTCACAGAATATTGGACCTGCTTGGATTACTCCAATTTGTCTGAGCTGCGCCGCTGTCGCAAGCAACAACATGCGTTTGATAGCTGCGTCCTAGAGAAGCTGGGCTGGGAGAGACCTGGTCTTGGAGATCTGTCAAAG ATCACCAAGGTCCAGACAGACAGGCCTTTCCCTGAGAATGCATATCACTCGAGGCCAAGACCAGAGCCCAATCCTGTCATTGAGGGGGAGCTCCAGCCTTCCAAACATGGCAGCAGACTGTTCTTCTGGAACTGGTGA